The following nucleotide sequence is from Bactrocera oleae isolate idBacOlea1 chromosome 2, idBacOlea1, whole genome shotgun sequence.
AAGGATTTATGTATTTTCTGGGACGTATGCTTTTATTCCAAGCCTGTACCAAATACTTGCTTTCCATGCTCACGCAAAAGGCTTCAcagcttatttattttaaaatggtgAACCAattaataaagcaaaaattaaaagtttgagTAGAATAATATGAAAGATGGTGTGTGACGTCCTTCAAAAGGTTTAATGTTCCATGTTATTTGCAACGGAATTTGAAGCTAATAAAAGGATTTCTCTGAAAAGTGGAATTTAACTAAAAGGATAATACAAGAATTACATGTGAGTTCATGCATAAGTTGGAATTGATTGACCTTTTGTAACAACCATGCCTACTTtcgctataatataatatacgtttTCAAAGTTAACTACCCTACCTACCTGTACAGTGCAAGGTCAGACATTGACAAAAGCGTTGAAGTAAGACTTAGCACAATCACTGCTCCTAAAATGCAGCAACTCTGATTTTTGCTAAATTCTCAATCCCAAGTGAGTCCCAGTAAGCAACACAGAATGTATATATCACTTGTCTAAATGTTCATTGcatttgatgcataactttaaGTTCGTATAACTTtaaaagaatgtttttattagagtataatttttgcaaagttgtaggtttattttttattacaatatatcaaaaaatcaaCTCCTATCTACAAGGGAACAATATAATGATTTAGACACGGTTTACCATAAACTGAACATAAAGAACTTGTTAACATTGGATTTTTTTTAGGGTAAAACCTGAAAATTAAGGAGCGtcggcaaaataaaaaaaaaagaagtttgtGTGCCTAAGCTCACAACGCCAAACATCAAAGAATGGTATCTAAGCTTTGAATATTTATACACGCACAATTATTCGTTTGTTTTTATAtgttgctaaatttttttttgtagtggCATCCAAATCATTTCACATTTCCACTTTACTTGTTCACCCGCAATTGATTTTGGGCGCTGACATTCTTTCATCTTAAGTGACTTCCGCGCACCCCAAGAGACCAAATGTGTCatatttcattgttttttttattctattttctattGTTTTCCGTGACCCTTGTCTTTGATTGGTTTTATGGAATTTTATTGGTAAAAGTAATTGCTCCGTTCTTGCTCTAAGATTgtgtataaataagtatatacagaATGCCTTATGTATTTCATTTCGTTTCCGCCGTTGGCTGACGTCTGCGTCTATTTAATGAGACAATTCATTGAGTGATAGTCTATTACCTCGCTCTTGTCGGCATGGATTTCTTTAACCAAAACCAATTGATTGTAATCAATCATAACTAAATTATTTAGTTTGCctagaattatttttaataagcgtctataaaattgcaaaattttcatccaaatgaagaaaatattataataccaCCAAGACTTTTAAGACATTTTATCTCGGTAATATTTTTTGCCATAGAATTAGGACATGTGCTTATCcttgaaaatacatttaatgTCTTTGGAACTAAGTATTAGACTCTTAGTTTGGGCTTATATAAAGCTAATACAATCAAATGTTCACAATTACATTTCCTTTGCTGTACATTTACTGGGTTCTCCCTCTAtgttcatttatgtatgtgtgttttactccaaatctatatttttttaatcaaaaaccaCCCTTCCATCCAAAGTTGCAAGTTCGATCGTTCGACACCTTATTACCCATATACAATAGATTCAAAAGTAAagttgtgtatttttattttttatgcattgttttattaattaataatctatatttttttgcattattaatTATGGTATTCTTTAGATGTTTTACACACATATTCACTAATTCAATTTTGTATATGTTAATCTTATAGTTTAATAGTTAAATAGTACTCCACTGTTAGTAATTTGTCTCACTTATTTGTAGAAATTTACagctaacaaaataaatatttatgtgtatgtgtatatattagaatagcaataaataatttgatgctaacatatgtacgtatatatacaaaatttttgtaacacctaatatatatatatacttatctcAGTAAATATTAATGAACGCATATTTGTACAACAAGCACAGGAAGTTTTCCGACTTCTATAACTTTTTAcacttttgaaatgtttttgaaattttagagGCTAATTTGCTCCTCTGATTAGTATAgtttagttataaaaaatacattagaaaaatatctacatacgtatacgtatatacatacttatatatatgtgtgtacacagAAACATAGCTTCATATTTAAGGTACAACTCAAACAATTTGATTGAATGcactttgttttgcttttatattcTATTTATTCATACTTAACATACCGTTTATTTGGTTAGTTAAGGTGCGACTAGCATCACGtgatgacgtttgtttgtaaatACATCACATTACCACAATAAATACTATTTGATAAATAAAGTTATGCTTCAATAATGAAAGGATGCCGTTATGAGTTTTTGGCTTCGCTTTGCTGAAAGCTGTTTGATTCGCGCTCATTCCAACTGCACTACTATTTTTTCcagtgcaaatatttgcataaatcaTTGCCATTgcgtgcaaacacacacatccaCTGTGTGTTTTAGAGCTTTATAAAAAACACTCGTATAATTAACTGTGAAACTTAAATTTGTACATGAATATACGAGTAATCCGTTCGGCGTTTTTCGTAAATAAATCAGTGAGTAATTGATGGCGGTGCCGAGTTACACGATATCGGAATACATtttacattaataaaaaaaaaaaaacagcaaacaaaaGCAGTTGGTTTTTGCGCTACTTTTTtgtgctaaattttaaaatttttttggctctTTGCAACATTTTATTCTCGATGGGTTTCTTGCtctatttatttcatttgttgtttatttttcgaTGTGTTGTCGCATAAATTATAAAACTGAGgtaataaatttacaatttagcACTAGAATTCACACTGATATTCAATTTCTGAATGTTTTCCATGGAACCGTTAATATACGTCACTgctgaaatttttattcaaaaattttctacgaaatggatttttttacatagtgttttttaaaactttcacTTCATTAAGCTTTTGAGTCACATgccacaaaatttaaaaacttttcgcacacacacatccacattTTTGCCGTTCGTTTGGCATCGCATTTGCTGGAATCAAGTTGCTGACTTATAAAGCGATTTGCAAGCCGTGCTTTGATGGCTACCCAGTCAACTTAATTCCAGGAATTGCAACGCAAACCTCTCGCCAGTGACTGAGATAATtagatttacttttattttgtgaTGAGTTGCTTTAATGAGAATTGTTTTCTTAATTCCAAATTCGACGAATTTGTTGCACTAAGATTGGTTTAATGAAAGGAAGTGAAATATAATACAGAGCCGCGttatgttattgtttttcaaaaatgtacacATAATTTTCCAAAGCTGTTGAATAGAGCAAGTTGTTCGCTGTATGTTTATTGATATTCTCAGATTTATGAAAGTGCAAAGAGTATATTGAAAAGTCGACTTATTGACTTATTAATGTAATTTGGGTGAAAgcgttttcaaaaataatgaatgctCGTGGAatggtttttcttaaaaaacagAATTTATGTCAAAAATAGCTCTAAAACCATTTGTCGGAAGAAGATAAGGTTGGGAAGACTTGAAAGTGCCAGCATAACTTACAGAAGCGACAGCAGGCCAATTCTAGAAGCAAGGTTTTGCGAAATTCTTTTGGAAGCCACATTTACTACTTGTATTTATTGGTAATTGTCTTCTTTGTCTCCTAATAATTCTTTTATAATTGCATTGTCATTGATGCGTTTGTGTTGGTGAAACAACTGTTATTGCTTATTTGGTTTGGATCGGTTTGAAAGATTatgttaatttcaatattttggatCTAGCAGAATTTCGAGTTTCTTGGAAGAGTTTCTCCTTTACGTATTTTGTTGCACGGCTTTCGGCTTTCGTAACACCACTAATGGAGCAGTCTGTGGcgcatatgtaagtacatttttttgttacctAATTTTGAATATGATTCTTTTACAGTCCGTTAAGTCAGTTTGAGATTGTTTCGAAGGTTTGCTTCTCGTGCACATTCAACATTTATGAGAGTTACGTAATTAGATTGCTTaagatttgattttttgttatcTTTCGCGTTTACATTACTTTGAATTTTCACTAAAACTAAtctattaaaagtttttgatttctatttttggtacatttttgaatatttcattgTGGTAATTTCTGTTCTGTTTTGTTTTGCTAATTGTTATATGCATACTTCGTATAATTACCTAATAttctcatttatatattaataataatttattagcataaattttgttaattgttATTAGTCTCTCTTTTTCACTAAACAGATATATAACTAGTTAGTTGTtactcatacaaacatatatacaaacagattaCACAAACAATGTTGCCTAATGTTTATTGCTTTCGATTGTCACTAATTCAGTTTTTACATTTCTCTTCCTACTTACATTCGTATATGTTGgctattttatgcttcttttttattttttcgtttgttttgtattttgtatttgcataGTGATTACTGCTAAAATACTCGTATGGTTAGTCTTCTAAGCATTTTACTGCGTTACTCGCCTTTCTATAAGctattttttattgctgttgttgtcaatTTTATAACTACATATGTTGTATTTTGAGAAAAGCCTTAAGCTTCTCAATATGAATTGTTATATAGTAAGTTGGCAGATTTTAGTAAGCTTTATATGTTttgctaaaagaaaaaaaaaattttttaacggGTTTTTGTCTGGTTTATTTTTCAGCAATTTCGGTGAGATGGAACTTGTATGAAGCCGGAGCTAAAATAACTCGTACTTTTTTTCAGTACGATCTTCACTTCGAATGCATTATtcgaaatttagtttacaaaaacTGAGTATTAGAACAGTTGTAGAAGCTCGCAATGCTTTTTTAGTTGTGTGGCAACTGCCGCCAATTAAGACCGTTTGGAGTAAAGacgtgaaaaaaatttaaaaataaacgaaatattGTGGGTTATCGCAAGTGTGACTATCGAGATTATTCCAAGTGCTAACAcgcagaaaattaataaataaaattatgaaatgatGATATCAAAAGTATGAGAGTTGAGCGAGTCGAACtggttttttaaatgtttaaagtttgCCGATTTATTCCGGGTTTTTATTGCTCACAAATCATTATTTTCGTAGTGAAAAAGTCTTATTCCTAGCAGTCATGAactataaacattttataatattaattcaaTGAAGTAATTTTGATTTGGCATTTGGCATATTCATCAAATGTTTAAATGTGTTCACATAGTTAACGTGCTTCAATTTGATTAAATGTTAAATAATGCAcaccagcacacacacacgctcgcGTCGATGCAATTTACATTTCCTCTTAGTTCACATTCTTTTTTAATTAGCTAATTAACATTGTTTGCAGTTCACTTAAACATGGATgtttcgtatgtatgtatgcatccaCATATAGCATACATCTGTacgcatgtatatgtatgtatgtaggtacgtATGAGTATATTGTGTTTGGGAACAGGTGTGTGCGTAACTTtctcattaaaataaaatcgtttATTTGCGAAATGCTTCAATGTTTTTTGTCCGTTTCGGCTTTTTTCGGCGTtgttgaataataataatatttaaaaatgtttgctaCGAGCAAATTTGTTGCCGCTTTTTAGCTTTAAACACAATTGAAACGCGATTAAATCTACAAGGGGCGAGTGATTGAAAGTCGTTTGGGAGAAGGTGAGAATTAATTTCACACACTTTTGTGCGTCGCTTAATTGCAAGTGATTGCATAACGGTTTTTGTTTGCCAGTACATCGCTTATTGAATAATATATGAATTCTATCGGAAAGTGAGCGCGATAACGGGTTTGTGCACGGTGTTCGGCCTTTTTTGCATCGAAATGTCGGCGTTGTTTCACGATTGATTTCCGCAAAAAAGCTTTTGTCTGATTAAATTTTGCCGACGCAACCGCCAGCTGCTGGCGCAGATGCCGCGCCAGGTGCTAATTCAGGTGCACATTTACTAATTAATTGGAAATCGGAGGCAAAAAACACATATCTATGATTTTGGATATGTTGCACAGCGGCAAAGGGAAGTTCAAGACGCGCTCTCGCGGATTATTGTGCtgcaaaaagtattaaaaattgcaTTACTGATTATTGATCGATTAAATGGTGCCAAGCATGAGAATATATCGACtattttatgaaaaagtaaCTTGATTCAAATGTGTTTTAATTCCGATAAAGCTTACGAGTTTAAAACACGAATAAATTTCTGCTTTAAAACATCCTTTAACTATTAtcgatttttgtaaatttttaaaatttatttttattttcgatttttacaTTTAACGCTTAAGTGGTGTAATGCGAAATGAAAAGTTagccaaaaaatatttacttcaatACGAATTTTTGAATGTTTATAGGTCTTTCAGTTTTTTCAGAAAACGATAAGCGCACgtctaataaattatatttggaCAATTGAACAATAAATCTCTTTCCAACTGCGAAGCGTAACTAACAACTTCTTATTAATTTCCCAGTCTTCATCAACTAACTGAATAATAAGAACTATAACTTTTGGCCAAATGGAGTATGCGTAAGGCAAAATTCTATATTTCCTTTTTTACCGTTACGACGTTTTttgatgcatacatacatacaaagttcTGCGATAAGTACTCAATGCGGTTTCTATTCGGATTCCTCACATGACACCTTCGTCACCTCAGTTAGTGGTCTGTGGGGGCTAGAGTTTTCCCTAAACGTGTGTGTGTTCATGTATTTCAGAGCCTTTGGGCGTTgtcactgttgttgttattgtagtcaACGCTGTGCTTGTGGTGTTGACCGTGGCCGCGTTTACTGCTGTCgctgttgtagttgtagttgttgctgctgttgtcattttattgcttttgttccACTTCTTGACATAGGCCAACGGTATTTCGATCTGTATCTGTTGCGGTTCATCATCATCGCCATCACCGATGTCCGCGCCAGCCCTGCCTTGCATATCGCCGCCATTTAAATCGTTGCGAGCGCCAGGTTTGATCTCGAGCAAACGCTTGCCGACATACGACGGTAGTGGGAGTGGCGCCAACTGATGCATGCCACTGCCGGCAGCGCGTATTGGCGTCGAGTCAGTCATCTGCATGGACTGTTGGGTTGGCAGCAGCTGCATTGACGTGGATCGCTGCGGCGGTGTGCGCGCCACCGACAACAGCGAGTCATCCCGGCTGTATTATAAGCTGTCGACCAGTTGGCTGGTACGCCTGGTTGGTTGGCTGGCGCTCAAGTAGTTCTCGGAGTAGACGCTTTTGGCGCGTGTGTCATAGCGCAGGCTGGAACGTCGTATGTCGATGTCGAGCGGCAGACCACGATCCCGCCACCAGTTGCAGAAGAGAC
It contains:
- the LOC138857402 gene encoding uncharacterized protein, producing the protein MQLLPTQQSMQMTDSTPIRAAGSGMHQLAPLPLPSYVGKRLLEIKPGARNDLNGGDMQGRAGADIGDGDDDEPQQIQIEIPLAYVKKWNKSNKMTTAATTTTTTATAVNAATVNTTSTALTTITTTVTTPKGSEIHEHTHV